In Apium graveolens cultivar Ventura chromosome 10, ASM990537v1, whole genome shotgun sequence, the following are encoded in one genomic region:
- the LOC141689476 gene encoding uncharacterized protein LOC141689476 has product MAEEVTTAVKVAVAAMQQSLINRLAASVEEISKQQEDKLATAISRLEGRINRSREANETLISTMRDDRLRFQSDIRSTLNGPKILKSKQSDTTLQQSLVDLGIAEGSSSGGKMGGNPNLGVGGYAAVGSGAAGSGGGPGYGVGSGGGPGYGFGSGGGPGWGDGPMGGFGPGDGNGPGFAGQNRNFWRHKKLDLPLFDGNNPDGWNLRAERFFNFYGLSEEKVEDTVVALEGQALLWFQWEHRRQPIDRWEQLKNCCDGNFELSLLVHYMSNGWPIVKVAM; this is encoded by the coding sequence ATGGCAGAAGAAGTGACGACGGCGGTTAAGGTGGCTGTAGCCGCGATGCAACAAAGCCTCATCAATCGGTTGGCCGCAAGTGTGGAGGAGATCTCAAAGCAGCAGGAGGATAAATTGGCAACCGCAATTTCTCGATTAGAAGGGCGGATTAACAGATCGCGTGAGGCAAACGAAACCCTAATTTCAACCATGAGGGATGACCGGTTGAGGTTTCAATCGGATATTCGATCTACTCTCAACGGCCCCAAAATATTGAAATCAAAGCAGTCAGACACTACTCTCCAACAGTCATTGGTGGATTTGGGAATTGCCGAAGGAAGCTCGAGTGGCGGGAAAATGGGGGGAAACCCTAATTTGGGCGTTGGAGGCTATGCTGCTGTCGGGTCGGGTGCTGCCGGGTCGGGTGGAGGTCCTGGATATGGAGTCGGGTCGGGTGGAGGACCCGGGTATGGATTCGGGTCGGGTGGCGGACCCGGGTGGGGAGACGGACCCATGGGTGGATTCGGGCCGGGTGATGGAAATGGACCAGGATTCGCGGGTCAAAACCGAAACTTTTGGCGTCATAAGAAGCTTGACCTTCCCTTATTTGATGGTAATAACCCGGACGGGTGGAACTTACGAGCCGAGCGTTTTTTCAATTTCTATGGTCTATCGGAGGAAAAGGTTGAAGACACGGTAGTGGCCCTTGAAGGACAGGCATTGCTCTGGTTCCAATGGGAGCATCGTCGTCAACCTATTGACCGCTGGGAACAGCTCAAAAACTGCTGCGACGGCAATTTCGAGCTCAGTCTGCTAGTACATTACATGAGCAATGGCTGGCCCATCGTCAAAGTGGCAATGTGA